The Acaryochloris thomasi RCC1774 genome contains a region encoding:
- a CDS encoding NADPH:quinone reductase → MKAIWYEQPGEAKEVLHYGEMETPEPGPGEVRVAVKASGINPSDTKFRSGWMGLKQPYPRTIPHNDGAGIIDAVGEGIASDRVGERAWIYEAQRGQAFGTAAEFVVIPAHKAIPMPENLSFAEGASLGVPAMTAHFLIFSDGPVNGKTVLIHGGAGAVGMYAIQLAKWGGATAIATISNNEKAEVALAMGADHVINYNTENVKQRVIDITEKRRVERIADVALATNIELNASLIRPNGVIAAYESGNSPTVEIPFYDLLYKNAMLRTVLVYAMSDEAHAAAAQGINDVIANGALKSLIAARYALDETATAHDAMDSGKLIGKVIVDIA, encoded by the coding sequence ATGAAAGCAATTTGGTATGAACAGCCGGGCGAAGCTAAAGAGGTACTGCACTACGGTGAGATGGAAACCCCTGAACCAGGACCGGGTGAAGTCCGAGTTGCCGTCAAAGCCTCTGGCATCAATCCATCAGATACAAAATTCCGCAGCGGCTGGATGGGACTCAAGCAGCCTTATCCCCGCACGATTCCCCACAACGACGGGGCAGGCATCATTGATGCGGTGGGTGAAGGCATTGCATCTGATCGAGTCGGAGAGCGCGCTTGGATTTACGAAGCCCAGCGGGGGCAAGCCTTCGGTACGGCTGCAGAGTTCGTTGTTATTCCTGCCCATAAAGCCATTCCCATGCCAGAGAATCTAAGCTTCGCTGAGGGGGCAAGCTTGGGTGTACCCGCGATGACCGCTCACTTTCTGATCTTCAGCGATGGACCTGTAAACGGCAAGACCGTTTTGATTCATGGAGGTGCGGGTGCTGTAGGTATGTACGCTATTCAACTGGCTAAGTGGGGGGGCGCAACTGCGATCGCAACCATCAGCAACAACGAGAAAGCCGAAGTTGCCCTTGCAATGGGGGCTGATCACGTCATCAACTACAACACAGAAAACGTGAAGCAGCGAGTCATAGACATTACCGAAAAGCGCCGTGTGGAACGGATTGCTGATGTGGCCCTAGCCACTAACATAGAGCTGAACGCTTCTTTGATTAGACCCAACGGCGTGATTGCTGCCTATGAATCCGGCAACAGTCCTACCGTTGAAATTCCGTTCTATGACTTGCTGTATAAAAATGCCATGCTAAGGACCGTATTGGTCTATGCCATGAGTGATGAGGCCCATGCAGCAGCAGCACAGGGGATTAATGATGTGATCGCAAATGGCGCCCTCAAATCTCTCATTGCTGCACGCTATGCCTTAGACGAAACAGCGACAGCCCATGACGCAATGGACAGCGGTAAGTTAATCGGTAAAGTCATTGTCGACATTGCTTAA
- a CDS encoding NmrA family NAD(P)-binding protein yields MTTQPNILVLGATGKVGSEALRQLQLAGDSNPIAAVRSPEKARAFQDQGIKTVILDLDKPETLEPALEGINRALLLTGYTVDMLRQSKRFVDAAKTTGVQHIVHIGASTAPTNEVAHWGWHQLVEAYIEKQGFSYTHLRPEAFMQNITGPGYRWMDGTVIRHYVGNARWSWIDCDDLALVVAHALREPEKYAGQVIPLGYDAKTFDEIADIFTQVTGQTFTAEARPPEEFLENSLAAGADPAYINCVYTQFKLNNEDAIPNADATFDNFEAITGRKPMTWREFAQQHHEQLVAEA; encoded by the coding sequence ATGACCACTCAGCCCAATATTCTTGTTTTAGGCGCAACGGGAAAAGTTGGAAGTGAAGCGCTGCGTCAGCTCCAGCTTGCAGGGGATAGCAACCCCATTGCCGCTGTTCGCTCACCAGAAAAAGCCAGGGCGTTTCAAGACCAGGGCATCAAAACGGTCATTCTTGATCTAGACAAACCTGAAACCCTAGAACCTGCACTGGAAGGTATCAATCGCGCTCTGCTGCTCACCGGCTACACCGTTGATATGCTGCGCCAAAGCAAGCGCTTTGTGGATGCAGCCAAAACCACAGGCGTTCAGCACATTGTCCACATTGGGGCATCCACCGCACCCACCAACGAAGTCGCCCACTGGGGCTGGCATCAACTGGTGGAAGCCTATATCGAAAAGCAGGGTTTTAGCTATACCCACTTGCGCCCGGAGGCTTTCATGCAAAACATTACTGGCCCTGGCTACCGCTGGATGGATGGCACCGTCATTCGTCACTATGTGGGCAATGCCCGCTGGAGCTGGATTGACTGCGATGACTTGGCATTGGTGGTCGCCCATGCCCTACGAGAGCCAGAGAAATATGCTGGGCAGGTGATTCCGCTAGGCTATGATGCCAAGACCTTTGATGAAATTGCAGACATTTTTACGCAGGTGACAGGGCAAACATTCACCGCTGAAGCTCGCCCGCCGGAAGAGTTCTTGGAAAATTCTTTAGCTGCCGGAGCTGACCCAGCCTACATCAACTGTGTCTACACACAATTCAAGCTGAATAACGAAGATGCCATTCCTAATGCAGATGCTACCTTCGATAATTTTGAAGCAATTACCGGGCGTAAACCGATGACCTGGCGTGAGTTTGCTCAGCAGCATCATGAGCAATTGGTGGCTGAAGCTTAG
- a CDS encoding YybH family protein — MKLNHLFATALATTGMMSVVVSISPKALSQNVIAETVSKSQSALDVMTGDSDEGTFTNLINAYAVAWSSEDGTLDVDAVRVLYAEDPDLVFYDAILPERFVGFEDMRQSGEELFANLKMMKLTPTGDLDIRRYGDDLAWTTTVMNLDAQTNDGKKIAFPMRQTAIWQRRGSSWTMIHEHVSAPIGTGTSNSENRE, encoded by the coding sequence ATGAAACTGAATCACCTATTTGCAACTGCTCTGGCTACCACAGGGATGATGTCTGTGGTCGTATCTATCTCACCCAAAGCCTTGTCGCAAAACGTCATCGCAGAAACAGTCTCTAAATCACAATCAGCACTTGACGTCATGACAGGTGACTCTGATGAAGGCACCTTCACTAATTTAATTAACGCTTACGCAGTCGCCTGGTCGTCCGAAGACGGCACGCTTGATGTTGATGCAGTTCGGGTTCTTTATGCCGAGGATCCAGACCTAGTGTTTTACGACGCAATCTTGCCTGAGAGATTTGTGGGTTTTGAAGATATGCGGCAATCAGGAGAAGAATTATTTGCCAACCTGAAAATGATGAAATTAACCCCCACAGGTGATCTAGATATTCGTCGTTATGGTGACGATCTGGCTTGGACAACTACAGTCATGAATTTGGATGCTCAAACCAATGATGGGAAGAAAATTGCTTTTCCCATGCGCCAAACAGCAATTTGGCAACGGCGAGGAAGCAGTTGGACGATGATCCACGAGCATGTTTCAGCACCGATTGGTACTGGTACCAGCAATTCAGAGAACAGAGAGTAA
- a CDS encoding NmrA/HSCARG family protein, translated as MQRILVIGSTGAMGSSVIRALVADQSRDCRILAMTRNPSSDYAKQLGKLDPQRIELIEGDLDDESSVKAAMEDIDTVFCNTAFFASGSVDGERAHAHVAIEAARQAGVNHFIYSSLDPASRLSGGRCCVPHYDAKASIEADIDYRRSDEFMRQVDDGWFSNHVSVLVTCPYIENFYDFFTPEDGELPNARVGKIFRGPIIGSGIWQMVALEDIGYFARMMVDDRQTWGGRTLRIASEEATMHEIVSTFEEVTGIPAVYQPMTEQEFLNSGLPNAHDPLNNMLIYRDGFFEQRNFEALRKLHPGLKSFRKWLHETGWRGEARSMRKTPPTG; from the coding sequence ATGCAACGAATTCTAGTCATCGGCTCAACAGGAGCGATGGGATCGTCTGTCATCCGCGCACTAGTTGCGGATCAATCGCGAGACTGCCGTATATTGGCGATGACTCGGAATCCTTCGAGCGATTACGCGAAACAGCTTGGAAAATTAGATCCGCAGCGTATCGAACTGATTGAGGGCGATCTCGATGATGAATCGAGTGTAAAAGCTGCGATGGAGGATATCGATACTGTCTTTTGCAACACCGCATTTTTCGCATCGGGCAGCGTTGATGGTGAGCGGGCTCATGCCCACGTCGCAATTGAAGCGGCTCGCCAGGCCGGAGTCAATCACTTCATCTACTCATCGCTCGACCCGGCAAGTCGCTTATCTGGTGGTCGATGCTGCGTCCCGCATTACGATGCTAAAGCATCCATCGAGGCCGACATTGATTACCGCCGCTCTGATGAATTCATGCGGCAGGTTGACGATGGTTGGTTCAGCAATCATGTCAGCGTGCTGGTGACCTGTCCGTATATCGAAAACTTCTATGACTTTTTTACTCCCGAAGATGGAGAATTGCCCAATGCTCGTGTAGGAAAGATTTTCCGTGGTCCCATCATCGGAAGCGGCATCTGGCAGATGGTTGCATTAGAAGATATTGGCTACTTTGCCCGCATGATGGTGGATGATCGTCAAACTTGGGGGGGACGAACGCTGCGAATTGCATCAGAAGAAGCCACGATGCATGAGATTGTCAGTACGTTCGAAGAGGTCACTGGAATCCCCGCTGTATACCAGCCGATGACCGAACAGGAGTTTCTCAATTCGGGCCTGCCGAACGCTCACGACCCCCTGAACAACATGCTGATCTATCGAGACGGCTTCTTCGAGCAGCGTAATTTCGAAGCGCTACGAAAACTACATCCGGGCCTCAAGTCATTTCGAAAGTGGCTCCATGAAACAGGCTGGCGCGGTGAAGCGCGCAGTATGCGCAAGACTCCCCCAACTGGCTAA
- a CDS encoding LysR family transcriptional regulator yields MIIMIVMNSVHNQIDLNLLHIFEAVMMELNVSRAAERLNMTQPAVSHALRRLRRITNDDLFLKVPSGVSPTPKALELWEPIREGLIHIRQALSPPAFEPAASTQTFTLAAADYTVALFLPKLLPILAQTAPQINIRIVPNTNINAAKLLEQSEIDLAIGRFYRSTLRLRVQEVMCDRYVCIMRKDHPLARKKLTLKQYIKVNHILVTLTGEATGFIDEQLREIDLSRRIALTVNQFTLVPELVAGSDLISAMPSRMVERSPFQANLHITELPIKIAPAFLQIMWHERKQIDPAHEWMRAHLIAIAQELPTVSTL; encoded by the coding sequence ATGATTATTATGATTGTTATGAATTCAGTGCATAATCAGATCGATCTCAACCTGCTCCATATCTTTGAAGCCGTGATGATGGAGCTAAACGTCAGTCGTGCTGCTGAACGATTGAACATGACCCAGCCTGCAGTGAGTCACGCGCTCCGGCGACTGCGACGGATTACGAACGATGATTTGTTTTTGAAAGTTCCGAGCGGCGTGAGCCCTACGCCGAAAGCCTTAGAACTCTGGGAGCCGATTCGTGAGGGATTGATCCATATTCGACAGGCACTCTCGCCCCCTGCGTTTGAACCGGCTGCGTCTACTCAAACATTTACGCTGGCTGCGGCTGACTATACGGTGGCTCTCTTTTTACCAAAACTGCTGCCGATTCTGGCCCAAACCGCACCCCAAATTAATATCCGCATCGTCCCTAACACCAATATCAATGCAGCAAAGCTCCTCGAACAGTCTGAAATTGATCTGGCGATAGGCCGGTTTTATCGCTCGACTCTTCGGCTCAGAGTACAGGAGGTGATGTGCGATCGCTATGTCTGTATCATGCGCAAAGACCATCCCCTAGCCCGCAAAAAACTGACTCTCAAGCAATATATTAAGGTCAATCATATCCTCGTGACCCTGACGGGAGAAGCAACAGGCTTTATTGATGAGCAGTTAAGAGAAATAGATTTGAGCCGCCGCATCGCTCTGACGGTGAACCAATTCACGCTGGTGCCAGAACTAGTCGCAGGCTCTGACCTGATCTCTGCGATGCCTTCACGCATGGTAGAACGGAGTCCCTTTCAAGCAAACTTGCACATTACAGAGCTACCGATCAAAATTGCACCTGCCTTCCTACAAATAATGTGGCATGAACGCAAACAGATAGATCCAGCCCATGAATGGATGCGAGCTCACCTGATCGCTATTGCCCAAGAGTTACCCACAGTCAGTACGCTTTGA
- a CDS encoding class I SAM-dependent methyltransferase, producing the protein MATVQDHYQNVLSDIYSWMFGGFEAQLPKNRSFFKTHSIHPMGTAVAIDLGSGCGFQSIPLAEKGFAVTAIDLDEHLLAQLKANDTTGRVATVRGDSTWRHA; encoded by the coding sequence ATGGCAACAGTTCAAGATCATTACCAAAATGTTCTATCTGATATCTATTCCTGGATGTTCGGTGGATTTGAGGCGCAGCTCCCAAAGAATCGAAGCTTTTTTAAGACCCATTCCATACACCCGATGGGGACTGCCGTTGCGATTGACTTGGGTTCAGGATGCGGCTTTCAAAGTATTCCCTTGGCTGAGAAGGGTTTTGCAGTAACGGCTATCGATTTGGACGAGCACTTGCTTGCACAACTAAAAGCCAACGACACGACAGGAAGGGTGGCGACAGTACGTGGCGACAGTACGTGGCGACATGCTTAA
- a CDS encoding class I SAM-dependent methyltransferase: MFTSHTSKFWNDRYGDSNYIYGTAPNQFLTHQQHRLKSGMNALAVGDGEGRNGVWLAQQGLRVLSVDLSAAGLKKAKALATQHNVQLQTDCVDLATWAWPQDQYDLVISIYLHLSPELRPQIHWAMLSALKPGGLLILEAFNPQQIEYQHQYDSGGPKIPEMLYTPELLRQDFANAEVLELTETITDLSEGEGHHGQASVVRLVLQKKAA; encoded by the coding sequence ATGTTTACCAGTCATACCTCTAAGTTTTGGAATGATCGCTATGGCGACTCTAACTACATTTACGGAACGGCCCCCAATCAATTTCTGACTCACCAGCAACACCGTCTCAAATCAGGAATGAACGCTCTTGCCGTCGGAGATGGAGAGGGACGTAATGGAGTCTGGCTGGCCCAGCAAGGACTCCGAGTCTTATCGGTTGATCTCTCGGCAGCGGGTCTCAAAAAGGCGAAAGCGTTAGCAACTCAGCACAATGTTCAACTGCAAACGGACTGTGTTGATCTCGCCACCTGGGCGTGGCCCCAAGACCAATACGATCTGGTCATCTCCATCTATCTCCATCTGTCTCCAGAGCTTCGTCCGCAAATTCATTGGGCAATGCTCAGTGCGCTCAAGCCTGGTGGGCTGTTAATCCTCGAAGCATTCAATCCTCAGCAAATTGAATATCAGCACCAGTACGATTCCGGTGGTCCTAAAATCCCAGAAATGCTCTATACGCCTGAGCTGCTACGGCAAGATTTTGCAAACGCAGAGGTGCTGGAGCTGACGGAAACCATAACAGACTTGAGCGAAGGAGAAGGTCATCATGGGCAAGCCTCCGTCGTGCGTTTGGTGCTGCAGAAAAAGGCTGCTTAG
- a CDS encoding SDR family NAD(P)-dependent oxidoreductase: MSIPYKTALIVGAGDGLSASLARTFHQAGLSIGLAARNTDKLSALSNEVKAQTFSCDAAQPASVTSLFESVEVQLGTPDVVVYNPSARSQGPLIDLDPAAVEQALAVTAYGGFLVAQQAVKRMLKLGPGAVLFTGASASIKGYPRSAPFAMGKFALRGLAQSMARELAPQNIHVGHFVIDGAIGNPGVSQSAGQPDAFLDPDAIATTYLHLLQQPRSAWTWEVELRPWVEKF, translated from the coding sequence ATGTCTATCCCCTACAAAACAGCTCTGATTGTCGGTGCCGGTGATGGCCTCAGTGCATCTCTGGCTCGTACTTTTCACCAAGCCGGACTATCGATTGGGCTGGCGGCCCGCAATACTGATAAGCTCAGCGCTTTATCCAATGAAGTGAAGGCCCAGACATTTAGCTGCGATGCCGCTCAACCCGCCTCTGTCACTAGCCTGTTTGAGTCCGTCGAGGTGCAACTCGGAACACCTGATGTTGTGGTCTACAATCCCAGCGCTCGATCCCAAGGACCTTTGATTGATCTCGATCCAGCAGCCGTTGAGCAGGCGCTAGCGGTTACCGCCTACGGTGGGTTCTTGGTTGCTCAGCAGGCCGTCAAACGAATGCTGAAGCTAGGTCCTGGTGCCGTATTATTTACTGGGGCATCAGCTAGCATCAAAGGATATCCACGTTCGGCTCCCTTTGCGATGGGTAAGTTTGCGCTCCGGGGTTTAGCCCAAAGCATGGCTCGTGAGCTGGCACCGCAGAATATCCATGTGGGTCACTTTGTTATTGATGGTGCCATTGGTAACCCAGGGGTGTCGCAGTCAGCCGGTCAACCAGACGCTTTTTTGGACCCAGATGCGATCGCAACCACCTATCTGCACCTCTTACAGCAGCCGAGAAGCGCCTGGACTTGGGAGGTTGAGCTGCGACCGTGGGTTGAGAAGTTTTAA
- a CDS encoding 3-oxoacyl-ACP reductase family protein: MTELNGKKALVTGGSRGIGAAIATHLAVAGADVAITYHHSSAAAEETVVQIQRAGRRGTAIQVDAAQSESVIAAVNETVSTLGGLDILVNNAGIFEMKPVGETTLEDFDRMVAVNVRAVFAAVNEAVKQMGSGGRIINIGSVNGDVMPFAGGSLYAMSKGAVAAMSQGWARDLGPKGITVNTIQPGPIDTDMNPADGDFAESLNAMTALGHYGKPKDIAELATFLASPRAAYITGAALNIDGGLTA; encoded by the coding sequence ATGACTGAACTGAACGGGAAGAAAGCTTTGGTTACCGGAGGGAGTCGCGGGATTGGAGCTGCGATCGCAACCCACCTCGCAGTGGCGGGGGCTGATGTTGCGATTACATACCACCATTCCTCTGCTGCGGCAGAAGAAACGGTCGTCCAGATCCAACGAGCTGGCCGTCGGGGCACAGCCATTCAGGTGGATGCGGCTCAATCAGAAAGCGTCATCGCCGCCGTCAATGAAACCGTCAGCACATTGGGCGGTTTAGATATCTTGGTCAACAACGCTGGCATCTTTGAAATGAAGCCCGTTGGAGAGACAACCTTAGAGGACTTCGACCGCATGGTGGCCGTCAACGTTCGCGCGGTATTCGCGGCAGTCAACGAGGCCGTAAAGCAGATGGGGAGCGGGGGACGAATTATCAATATTGGCAGCGTCAATGGAGACGTGATGCCCTTTGCCGGTGGCTCCCTCTATGCCATGAGTAAGGGAGCTGTAGCCGCAATGTCTCAAGGCTGGGCGCGGGACTTAGGCCCTAAAGGCATTACGGTGAATACCATTCAGCCCGGACCAATCGATACTGATATGAATCCTGCCGATGGCGATTTTGCAGAGTCACTCAACGCAATGACGGCACTGGGACACTATGGTAAACCCAAAGATATTGCCGAGCTAGCCACTTTCCTGGCCAGTCCGCGTGCTGCATACATTACGGGCGCGGCTCTCAACATTGATGGGGGGCTGACCGCGTAG